In Halanaeroarchaeum sp. HSR-CO, one DNA window encodes the following:
- a CDS encoding DMT family transporter, giving the protein MSSYRNVGLFVTLAAVWGTAFMAIKAGLDPFGPAPVLFAAVRYDIAGVIMLGYAFFAVDHWVPSGRDEWLLVGVGGTLMIAAYHAFLFVGEQHTTSAAAAIVVSLSPVLTTGFARAFLPGERLSTLGLLGLFLGLVGVFVLSNPRLSTLTEPKVLGEFLVFLAALSFALGTVLTKVIDAPLPIETMEAWSMVLGAGLMHVASLAIGENAGAVEITPTAILALAYLSIAASAIGFLIYFDLLARLGPIEINLVSYVAPVFAALSGWVFLGEVITVTSVVGFVIIFMGFWLLKREELGRELSRLRRMFHS; this is encoded by the coding sequence GTGTCTTCGTATCGGAACGTCGGGCTGTTCGTGACGCTCGCGGCGGTGTGGGGGACTGCGTTCATGGCGATAAAGGCCGGACTCGACCCGTTCGGACCGGCACCGGTCCTCTTCGCGGCCGTTCGCTACGACATCGCCGGCGTCATCATGTTGGGCTACGCGTTCTTCGCCGTCGACCACTGGGTTCCGAGTGGCCGAGACGAGTGGCTCCTCGTCGGCGTCGGCGGGACGCTCATGATCGCCGCCTATCACGCCTTCCTCTTCGTGGGCGAACAGCACACGACGAGTGCCGCGGCGGCGATCGTCGTCAGTCTAAGTCCAGTCCTGACGACCGGGTTCGCGCGGGCCTTCCTCCCGGGAGAACGATTGAGCACGCTCGGTCTCCTGGGGTTGTTCCTCGGCCTGGTCGGTGTGTTCGTCCTCTCGAATCCCAGGCTGAGTACGCTCACCGAACCGAAGGTTCTCGGCGAATTCCTCGTGTTCCTGGCGGCCCTCTCGTTCGCGCTGGGCACCGTCCTCACGAAGGTCATCGATGCCCCGTTGCCCATCGAGACGATGGAGGCGTGGTCGATGGTGCTCGGTGCAGGACTGATGCACGTGGCGAGTCTGGCAATCGGCGAGAACGCGGGCGCCGTCGAGATCACCCCGACGGCCATCCTCGCTCTCGCCTATCTCTCCATCGCCGCGTCCGCTATCGGGTTCCTCATCTATTTCGACCTGCTGGCGCGACTCGGCCCTATCGAGATCAACCTCGTCTCGTACGTGGCTCCGGTGTTCGCCGCCCTCTCCGGCTGGGTGTTCCTGGGCGAGGTCATCACCGTGACCTCCGTGGTCGGGTTCGTCATCATCTTCATGGGCTTCTGGCTCCTGAAACGCGAGGAACTCGGTCGGGAGCTCTCCCGACTCCGCCGGATGTTCCACTCCTGA
- a CDS encoding GNAT family N-acetyltransferase, whose protein sequence is MEIRRADGGDVEAIRRVAERSWDTDYPPFLTRETISDGIEEWYSHDSIRADLANPRSSIFVAEHDGEVVGFVQTHRSDRTGHVLRLYVDPHHSRSGVGTALYEAAVETMSAGDIDVVRAMALAANERGCAFYRALGLDRVDTDTTTISGERYEEAIFERAEDQ, encoded by the coding sequence ATGGAGATCCGTCGTGCCGACGGGGGTGACGTGGAGGCCATCAGACGGGTCGCCGAGCGATCCTGGGACACCGATTACCCTCCGTTCCTGACCCGGGAGACCATCAGCGACGGTATCGAGGAGTGGTACAGTCACGATAGCATCCGGGCCGACCTGGCCAATCCCCGCTCGTCCATCTTCGTCGCCGAGCACGACGGAGAAGTCGTCGGGTTCGTTCAGACCCACCGGTCGGACCGGACGGGACACGTCCTCCGGCTCTACGTGGATCCCCACCACAGTCGATCGGGCGTCGGGACCGCGTTGTACGAAGCGGCGGTGGAGACGATGTCGGCAGGGGATATCGATGTTGTCCGAGCCATGGCACTCGCGGCCAACGAGCGGGGATGTGCGTTCTATCGGGCGCTGGGACTGGACCGCGTCGATACCGACACCACGACGATCAGTGGAGAACGGTACGAGGAAGCCATATTCGAACGAGCAGAGGATCAATAG